One window of the Camelus ferus isolate YT-003-E chromosome 12, BCGSAC_Cfer_1.0, whole genome shotgun sequence genome contains the following:
- the SYNGR1 gene encoding synaptogyrin-1 isoform X3 produces MEGGAYGAGKAGGAFDPYTLIRQPHTILRVVSWVFSIVVFGSIVNEGYLNSSSESEEFCIYNRNPNACGYGVTVGVLAFLTCLLYLALDVYFPQISSVKDRKKAVLSDIGVSAFWAFLWFVGFCYLANQWQVSKPKDNPLNEGTDAARAAIAFSFFSIFTWDYMDPSQDSSMPYAPYVEPSAGPDPAGMGGTYQQPANTFDTEPQGYQSQGY; encoded by the exons ATGGAAGGGGGTGCGTACGGAGCGGGCAAAGCCGGGGGCGCCTTCGACCCCTACACCCTGATCCGGCAGCCACACACCATCCTGCGCGTCGTGTCCTGG GTGTTCTCCATCGTGGTGTTCGGCTCCATCGTGAACGAGGGCTACCTCAACAGCTCCTCGGAGAGCGAGGAATTCTGCATATACAACCGCAACCCCAACGCCTGCGGCTACGGGGTGACCGTGGGCGTGCTCGCCTTCCTCACCTGCCTGCTCTACCTAGCCCTGGACGTGTACTTCCCACAGATCAGCAGTGTGAAGGACCGCAAGAAGGCCGTCCTGTCTGACATCGGCGTGTCGG CCTTCTGGGCCTTCCTGTGGTTCGTGGGCTTCTGCTACCTGGCCAACCAGTGGCAGGTCTCCAAGCCCAAGGACAACCCGCTGAACGAAGGGACAGACGCTGCCCGGGCCGCCATcgccttctcctttttctccatcttcacGTGG GACTACATGGACCCCAGCCAGGACTCCAGCATGCCTTACGCCCCCTACGTGGAGCCCAGCGCCGGGCCAGACCCCGCCGGCATGGGCGGCACCTACCAGCAGCCGGCCAACACCTTCGACACTGAGCCCCAGGGCTACCAGTCGCAGGGCTACTGA
- the SYNGR1 gene encoding synaptogyrin-1 isoform X1: MEGGAYGAGKAGGAFDPYTLIRQPHTILRVVSWVFSIVVFGSIVNEGYLNSSSESEEFCIYNRNPNACGYGVTVGVLAFLTCLLYLALDVYFPQISSVKDRKKAVLSDIGVSAFWAFLWFVGFCYLANQWQVSKPKDNPLNEGTDAARAAIAFSFFSIFTWAGQAVLAFQRYQIGADSALFSQDYMDPSQDSSMPYAPYVEPSAGPDPAGMGGTYQQPANTFDTEPQGYQSQGY; the protein is encoded by the exons ATGGAAGGGGGTGCGTACGGAGCGGGCAAAGCCGGGGGCGCCTTCGACCCCTACACCCTGATCCGGCAGCCACACACCATCCTGCGCGTCGTGTCCTGG GTGTTCTCCATCGTGGTGTTCGGCTCCATCGTGAACGAGGGCTACCTCAACAGCTCCTCGGAGAGCGAGGAATTCTGCATATACAACCGCAACCCCAACGCCTGCGGCTACGGGGTGACCGTGGGCGTGCTCGCCTTCCTCACCTGCCTGCTCTACCTAGCCCTGGACGTGTACTTCCCACAGATCAGCAGTGTGAAGGACCGCAAGAAGGCCGTCCTGTCTGACATCGGCGTGTCGG CCTTCTGGGCCTTCCTGTGGTTCGTGGGCTTCTGCTACCTGGCCAACCAGTGGCAGGTCTCCAAGCCCAAGGACAACCCGCTGAACGAAGGGACAGACGCTGCCCGGGCCGCCATcgccttctcctttttctccatcttcacGTGG GCTGGCCAGGCTGTGCTGGCCTTCCAGCGGTACCAGATTGGCGCCGACTCGGCCCTCTTCTCCCAGGACTACATGGACCCCAGCCAGGACTCCAGCATGCCTTACGCCCCCTACGTGGAGCCCAGCGCCGGGCCAGACCCCGCCGGCATGGGCGGCACCTACCAGCAGCCGGCCAACACCTTCGACACTGAGCCCCAGGGCTACCAGTCGCAGGGCTACTGA
- the SYNGR1 gene encoding synaptogyrin-1 isoform X2 codes for MEGGAYGAGKAGGAFDPYTLIRQPHTILRVVSWVFSIVVFGSIVNEGYLNSSSESEEFCIYNRNPNACGYGVTVGVLAFLTCLLYLALDVYFPQISSVKDRKKAVLSDIGVSAFWAFLWFVGFCYLANQWQVSKPKDNPLNEGTDAARAAIAFSFFSIFTWDTGLDSEARELREDQVCRSSSQGLIHSFPVCSCGLADGSRILKMWPLPQGGFPPPASPGSCI; via the exons ATGGAAGGGGGTGCGTACGGAGCGGGCAAAGCCGGGGGCGCCTTCGACCCCTACACCCTGATCCGGCAGCCACACACCATCCTGCGCGTCGTGTCCTGG GTGTTCTCCATCGTGGTGTTCGGCTCCATCGTGAACGAGGGCTACCTCAACAGCTCCTCGGAGAGCGAGGAATTCTGCATATACAACCGCAACCCCAACGCCTGCGGCTACGGGGTGACCGTGGGCGTGCTCGCCTTCCTCACCTGCCTGCTCTACCTAGCCCTGGACGTGTACTTCCCACAGATCAGCAGTGTGAAGGACCGCAAGAAGGCCGTCCTGTCTGACATCGGCGTGTCGG CCTTCTGGGCCTTCCTGTGGTTCGTGGGCTTCTGCTACCTGGCCAACCAGTGGCAGGTCTCCAAGCCCAAGGACAACCCGCTGAACGAAGGGACAGACGCTGCCCGGGCCGCCATcgccttctcctttttctccatcttcacGTGG GACACCGGCCTGGACAGCGAAGCCAGGGAGCTGCGGGAGGACCAGGTCTGCAGAAGTTCCTCTCAgggactcattcattcattccctgtGTGCTCTTGTGGACTCGCTGATGGCTCAAGGATTCTGAAGATGTGGCCCCTACCCCAGGGGGGCTTtccacctcctgcttctccaggctCCTGCATCTGA
- the SYNGR1 gene encoding synaptogyrin-1 isoform X4 encodes MEGGAYGAGKAGGAFDPYTLIRQPHTILRVVSWVFSIVVFGSIVNEGYLNSSSESEEFCIYNRNPNACGYGVTVGVLAFLTCLLYLALDVYFPQISSVKDRKKAVLSDIGVSAFWAFLWFVGFCYLANQWQVSKPKDNPLNEGTDAARAAIAFSFFSIFTWSLTAALAVRRFKDLTFQEEYSTLFPTSAQP; translated from the exons ATGGAAGGGGGTGCGTACGGAGCGGGCAAAGCCGGGGGCGCCTTCGACCCCTACACCCTGATCCGGCAGCCACACACCATCCTGCGCGTCGTGTCCTGG GTGTTCTCCATCGTGGTGTTCGGCTCCATCGTGAACGAGGGCTACCTCAACAGCTCCTCGGAGAGCGAGGAATTCTGCATATACAACCGCAACCCCAACGCCTGCGGCTACGGGGTGACCGTGGGCGTGCTCGCCTTCCTCACCTGCCTGCTCTACCTAGCCCTGGACGTGTACTTCCCACAGATCAGCAGTGTGAAGGACCGCAAGAAGGCCGTCCTGTCTGACATCGGCGTGTCGG CCTTCTGGGCCTTCCTGTGGTTCGTGGGCTTCTGCTACCTGGCCAACCAGTGGCAGGTCTCCAAGCCCAAGGACAACCCGCTGAACGAAGGGACAGACGCTGCCCGGGCCGCCATcgccttctcctttttctccatcttcacGTGG AGCCTGACTGCAGCCTTGGCCGTGCGGAGATTCAAGGACCTTACCTTCCAGGAGGAATACAGCACGCTGTTTCCCACCTCGGCACAGCCATAG